The Paenibacillus sophorae genome has a segment encoding these proteins:
- a CDS encoding segregation and condensation protein A codes for MTVLYKLETFEGPLDLLLHLIDKAEIDIQDIPVSEITEQYMEYLRNMQELELEITSEFLVMAATLLSIKSKMLLPKPPVIEIDDFEYYEEDGFDPRAELVQRLIEYRKIKSIATQLMDMESERSLIFTKEPEDLAPFVPSQVDNTLKGLHTSDLIAAFRKALGKAARRSSYARITRDEISVKDRIRDVSEALRRTGKGGRLRFSSLLHERMERHEIVATFLAILELMKMKAILCYQENLFDDIVMEWRGAEDFNGLQESEIDY; via the coding sequence GTGACTGTATTGTACAAGCTGGAGACGTTTGAGGGCCCGCTTGATTTATTGCTGCATTTGATCGACAAAGCGGAAATCGACATCCAGGACATTCCGGTCAGCGAGATCACCGAGCAGTACATGGAATATTTGCGGAACATGCAGGAGCTTGAGCTGGAAATAACAAGCGAGTTCCTGGTGATGGCCGCGACTTTGCTCTCCATCAAGAGTAAGATGCTGCTACCCAAGCCGCCCGTGATCGAGATCGACGATTTCGAATATTACGAGGAGGACGGCTTCGATCCACGGGCGGAGCTGGTGCAGCGTCTGATCGAATACCGCAAAATCAAGAGCATTGCCACCCAACTGATGGATATGGAGAGCGAACGCAGCCTTATTTTTACGAAGGAGCCGGAGGATTTGGCTCCCTTTGTGCCATCCCAGGTCGACAACACCCTGAAAGGCCTTCATACGTCGGATTTGATCGCCGCATTTCGCAAGGCGCTCGGCAAGGCGGCCAGACGCTCCTCCTATGCGCGGATTACCAGAGATGAAATCTCGGTCAAAGACCGCATCCGCGATGTATCCGAGGCGCTCCGGCGAACCGGAAAGGGAGGACGGCTGCGCTTCTCGTCGCTGCTGCATGAACGTATGGAGAGGCATGAAATCGTTGCGACCTTTCTGGCTATTCTGGAGCTGATGAAGATGAAGGCGATTTTGTGCTACCAGGAGAACTTATTTGACGACATTGTGATGGAATGGAGAGGAGCAGAAGACTTCAATGGATTACAAGAGTCTGAAATCGATTATTGA
- a CDS encoding bifunctional 3,4-dihydroxy-2-butanone-4-phosphate synthase/GTP cyclohydrolase II has translation MSQYNNEDIRLDPIEEAIYDLMRGKVVIVVDDEDRENEGDFIALAERATPEVINFMITEGRGLVCLPITAERAAELDLKPMVSQNTDFHGTAFTVSIDHKDTTTGISAYERSLTAKAIMDPKAGPMDFRRPGHMFPLIAKKGGVLRRSGHTEAAVDLARMCGAYPAAVICEVVKEDGTMARLPDLHEIAMKHDLKLISIADLIHYRNEKEKLVTREVSVRLPTDFGEFQTIAYTNEVDDKEHVALVKGDISGDEPVLVRVHSECLTGDVFHSHRCDCGPQFEAALRQIEAAGKGVLLYMRQEGRGIGLINKLRAYKLQEQGLDTVDANLELGFPADLRDYGIGAQILKDLGVRRIKLMTNNPRKIKGLEGYGLEVVERVPIQMPENEDNTNYLHTKQSKLGHLLKFDDIEQNESSKA, from the coding sequence ATGAGCCAATATAATAACGAAGATATTCGCCTGGACCCGATTGAAGAAGCCATCTACGATTTGATGCGCGGCAAAGTCGTCATCGTTGTCGATGACGAAGACCGCGAGAATGAGGGAGACTTTATCGCTTTGGCGGAACGGGCGACGCCAGAAGTCATCAATTTCATGATTACCGAGGGACGAGGGCTTGTCTGCCTGCCGATTACGGCGGAGCGGGCGGCGGAGCTGGATCTGAAGCCGATGGTCAGCCAAAATACCGATTTTCACGGGACGGCCTTCACTGTTTCAATCGACCACAAGGATACAACGACCGGCATCTCGGCTTATGAGCGGTCGCTGACCGCCAAGGCGATTATGGACCCGAAAGCCGGCCCGATGGATTTCCGCAGACCGGGCCATATGTTCCCGCTGATCGCCAAAAAAGGCGGCGTGCTGCGCAGAAGCGGCCATACGGAAGCCGCCGTCGATCTGGCCCGCATGTGCGGCGCTTATCCCGCTGCGGTGATTTGTGAGGTCGTTAAGGAAGACGGCACGATGGCCCGTCTGCCCGATCTGCACGAAATCGCCATGAAGCATGATCTGAAGCTCATCAGCATCGCGGACCTGATCCATTACCGCAATGAGAAAGAGAAGCTGGTCACCCGCGAAGTGTCGGTTCGTCTGCCCACCGATTTCGGTGAATTTCAGACGATTGCCTATACGAACGAGGTGGATGATAAAGAGCATGTCGCTCTCGTCAAAGGGGATATTTCCGGAGACGAGCCGGTGCTTGTCCGCGTGCATTCGGAATGCCTTACCGGCGATGTGTTCCACTCCCACCGCTGCGACTGCGGCCCGCAATTCGAGGCGGCGCTGCGTCAGATCGAAGCTGCGGGAAAAGGCGTTCTGCTCTACATGCGCCAAGAGGGCCGGGGCATCGGCCTGATCAACAAGCTGCGCGCGTATAAGCTTCAAGAACAAGGTCTCGACACCGTGGATGCGAATCTGGAGCTTGGTTTCCCGGCAGATTTGCGCGATTACGGAATCGGCGCGCAAATTCTGAAGGATTTGGGCGTTCGCCGGATCAAGCTGATGACGAATAATCCGCGCAAAATCAAAGGGCTGGAAGGTTACGGCCTTGAAGTCGTGGAGCGCGTTCCGATCCAGATGCCGGAAAACGAAGACAATACCAATTATTTGCATACTAAGCAGTCCAAGCTCGGCCACCTGTTGAAGTTCGATGATATTGAGCAGAACGAAAGCTCGAAGGCGTAA
- a CDS encoding DUF2953 domain-containing protein, protein MKLWLLIGALLLLAVSILLLSSRIHIHFSLNRTGQDDRVVLDITALFGLVKLHYSLPALAFVGFKRGLHVKLEETGIAPMKSSKDEETDINKDDVIEWMEYGKKALRATQGLKRWTADTLSHLQITKLDWSTNFSLGDAAGTATAAGALWGLKWSLIGWASQRVKLLHRPRLFVVPVFDDDVKFSTEVDCAGRISAGYALYAGFRLLVRAMQADEGIRQWKELVREIQSHKRGKRAA, encoded by the coding sequence GTGAAGCTATGGCTGTTGATTGGCGCCCTGCTGCTGCTGGCGGTCTCGATCTTGCTGCTCTCTTCCCGCATTCATATTCATTTCAGTTTGAACAGAACAGGACAGGATGACCGGGTCGTGCTTGATATCACCGCCCTTTTTGGATTGGTTAAGCTTCATTACTCGCTTCCGGCGCTCGCGTTCGTAGGATTTAAGCGCGGGCTTCATGTCAAGCTGGAAGAGACCGGTATCGCGCCTATGAAATCGTCGAAGGATGAAGAGACGGATATCAACAAGGATGACGTCATCGAATGGATGGAATATGGAAAAAAAGCGCTGCGCGCCACACAAGGGCTGAAACGCTGGACCGCCGATACGCTGTCCCATCTGCAGATTACGAAGCTGGACTGGTCCACCAATTTTTCGCTTGGCGACGCAGCGGGAACGGCAACTGCGGCCGGGGCGCTCTGGGGGCTGAAGTGGAGCCTGATCGGCTGGGCCTCACAGCGGGTGAAGCTGCTGCACCGTCCGCGCCTGTTCGTGGTTCCTGTGTTCGATGACGACGTGAAATTCTCCACCGAGGTCGATTGCGCCGGAAGAATATCGGCGGGCTACGCGCTGTATGCGGGATTCAGGCTGCTGGTGCGGGCCATGCAGGCGGATGAAGGCATCAGACAGTGGAAGGAGCTTGTCCGCGAAATACAGTCCCATAAACGGGGAAAAAGAGCCGCATGA
- the ribH gene encoding 6,7-dimethyl-8-ribityllumazine synthase, giving the protein MPQIFEGHLVSEGLKYGIVVGRFNEFITSKLLSGALDAFKRHGVKDDEISVAWVPGVFEIPLIAQKMAESGKYDAVVTLGTVIRGSTTHYDYVCNEVSKGVAAINLKTGVPTIFGVLTTENIEQAVERAGTKAGNKGWDAAVSAIEMANLSKLI; this is encoded by the coding sequence ATGCCACAGATTTTTGAAGGACATTTAGTTTCGGAAGGTTTGAAATACGGGATTGTAGTGGGACGTTTCAATGAATTTATTACGAGCAAGCTGCTGTCCGGGGCACTCGACGCTTTCAAGCGTCACGGTGTTAAGGATGACGAAATCTCCGTAGCCTGGGTGCCGGGAGTGTTCGAAATTCCGCTGATTGCACAAAAAATGGCCGAAAGCGGCAAATACGACGCAGTCGTTACGCTGGGCACCGTGATCCGCGGTTCCACGACCCATTACGATTATGTGTGCAACGAGGTTTCCAAAGGAGTGGCCGCCATTAATCTCAAGACGGGCGTTCCGACAATCTTCGGCGTGCTGACGACTGAGAATATTGAGCAGGCAGTCGAGCGCGCCGGCACGAAAGCTGGCAACAAGGGATGGGACGCGGCGGTATCCGCCATTGAGATGGCTAATCTTTCCAAACTTATTTAA
- the ytfJ gene encoding GerW family sporulation protein, with amino-acid sequence MSDHPIQGLMQTAMENIKGMIDVNTIVGEPVQTSDGSTILPISKVAFGFAAGGSDFSVEDVDKSAPGQNGVKLLPFGGGSGGGVSIRPIAFLVVGQQGVHIVPLDNQTHIFEKIIDATPGLIDKIQSMFPAQGGQGTSAAAPQSAQSPAEPVTVTQ; translated from the coding sequence ATGAGTGACCACCCCATTCAAGGTCTGATGCAGACCGCGATGGAAAACATTAAAGGCATGATTGACGTCAACACCATCGTCGGCGAGCCGGTTCAGACGTCGGACGGCAGCACTATTTTGCCCATTAGTAAAGTTGCATTCGGATTTGCCGCAGGGGGCAGTGACTTCAGTGTGGAAGATGTTGACAAGTCTGCGCCTGGCCAAAACGGCGTGAAGCTGCTCCCATTCGGAGGCGGCAGCGGGGGCGGGGTTTCCATCCGGCCGATCGCTTTTCTTGTCGTCGGCCAGCAAGGCGTGCATATCGTGCCGCTCGACAACCAAACTCATATTTTTGAGAAAATTATCGATGCTACCCCAGGGCTGATCGACAAAATCCAGTCGATGTTTCCCGCTCAAGGCGGTCAAGGCACAAGTGCGGCTGCACCGCAGTCTGCTCAGTCGCCCGCAGAACCGGTAACCGTTACGCAGTAA
- a CDS encoding pseudouridine synthase has product MERLQKILAQAGVASRRKCEELILAGKVEVNGEVVTTLGTKADPDTDIIKVLGKRISGENKIYILFNKPKGVITSASDPKGRKIVTDYMKGIKERVYPIGRLDYDTEGLLLLTNDGEFANLLTHPKHHVPKTYLATVKGIPHGTSLDKLKDGIKLEDGMTAPAEVEYKDIDEDSKESVISITIHEGRNRQVRRMFEAISHPVIRLKRISFGDILLQNLKRGSYRHLTKDEINGLKQLAMAGLAKGNNTRKDT; this is encoded by the coding sequence ATGGAAAGATTACAGAAAATACTGGCACAGGCCGGAGTGGCGTCCAGACGAAAATGCGAAGAGCTGATTCTGGCCGGCAAAGTGGAAGTGAACGGCGAGGTCGTGACAACGCTCGGAACGAAAGCCGATCCGGATACAGATATCATCAAGGTGTTGGGCAAAAGGATTTCGGGAGAGAATAAAATCTATATTTTGTTCAACAAGCCAAAGGGCGTTATTACAAGCGCTTCCGATCCGAAGGGCCGCAAAATCGTGACGGATTACATGAAGGGCATCAAGGAACGCGTGTATCCGATCGGAAGACTTGATTACGATACGGAAGGTCTGCTGCTGCTGACCAACGACGGGGAGTTTGCCAATCTGCTGACCCATCCGAAGCATCATGTGCCCAAGACGTATCTGGCTACGGTCAAAGGGATTCCGCACGGCACGTCGCTGGACAAGCTGAAGGACGGCATCAAGCTGGAAGACGGCATGACCGCCCCTGCGGAAGTGGAGTACAAGGATATTGACGAGGACAGCAAGGAGTCGGTCATCAGCATCACGATCCACGAGGGCCGCAACCGCCAGGTGCGCCGCATGTTCGAGGCGATCTCCCATCCCGTTATCCGGCTCAAGCGGATTTCGTTCGGCGATATTCTGCTGCAGAATCTGAAGCGCGGCTCGTACCGCCATCTAACCAAGGATGAGATCAACGGGCTGAAGCAGCTCGCTATGGCCGGACTGGCCAAAGGAAATAACACCCGCAAAGACACATAA
- a CDS encoding nucleoside recognition domain-containing protein, with translation MINVIWLGMIVIGFVFAAVNGRMDAFTAAVFDGAKNGVTVSFGLISVLVFWLGVMKIAEDAGLLRTIARLLGPIVSFLFPDVPKGHPAIGYILSNMSANLLGLGNAATPMGIKAMQELQTLNPDKDTATPAMCTLLALNTASITLIPATLIAIRLNYGSSDPADIVGTTLAATFVATLAAIFADRLCRRMHLLRRPPGPPAESSSPARGGSASPHYQVKG, from the coding sequence ATGATTAACGTCATATGGCTGGGCATGATCGTCATTGGCTTTGTGTTCGCCGCCGTAAATGGCCGGATGGACGCCTTTACTGCCGCCGTGTTTGACGGAGCGAAGAATGGAGTAACGGTCAGCTTCGGGCTGATCAGCGTCCTGGTTTTCTGGCTTGGCGTCATGAAGATTGCGGAAGATGCCGGACTGCTGCGCACCATCGCCAGACTGCTTGGGCCGATTGTCAGCTTCCTGTTCCCGGATGTGCCGAAAGGGCATCCGGCGATTGGTTATATTCTATCCAATATGAGCGCCAACCTGCTCGGCCTGGGCAATGCGGCGACGCCGATGGGCATCAAGGCGATGCAGGAGCTTCAGACCCTGAATCCCGACAAGGATACGGCCACCCCCGCGATGTGCACCCTGCTGGCGCTGAACACCGCCAGCATTACGCTGATTCCGGCGACGCTGATCGCGATCCGCCTGAACTACGGCTCCTCCGATCCGGCGGACATCGTCGGGACGACACTCGCGGCGACCTTCGTTGCAACGCTCGCCGCCATTTTCGCGGACCGGCTGTGCCGCCGGATGCATCTGCTGCGAAGGCCGCCGGGGCCGCCTGCGGAGAGCAGCTCCCCCGCCAGGGGCGGATCGGCTTCACCACATTATCAAGTGAAAGGGTGA
- a CDS encoding spore maturation protein: MIAFIPLYAYARKVPVYESFVDGAKEGFGTAIGIIPHLVGMMVAISVFRASGALDFLMGFISPLLRGLGVPPEVLPLGLLRPLTGTGSLAYATELIRVHGPDSLIGRIASTIQGSTDTTLYVLTVYFGAVGIRNGRYALKVGLFSDLVGFVAAIAICLLVFG, from the coding sequence ATGATCGCATTCATTCCATTATACGCTTATGCCCGGAAGGTTCCCGTCTACGAATCGTTTGTAGACGGAGCCAAGGAGGGCTTCGGAACGGCAATCGGGATCATTCCCCATCTGGTCGGCATGATGGTGGCGATTAGCGTGTTCCGCGCTTCCGGCGCGCTTGATTTTCTCATGGGATTCATCTCGCCGCTGCTGCGCGGTCTGGGAGTTCCGCCGGAGGTGCTGCCGCTCGGATTGCTGCGCCCCCTTACCGGCACCGGGTCGCTGGCCTACGCTACCGAACTGATCCGCGTTCACGGCCCCGACTCGCTGATCGGCCGTATCGCCTCCACGATCCAGGGCAGCACGGACACTACCTTGTATGTGCTGACCGTCTACTTCGGCGCCGTCGGCATACGCAACGGACGCTATGCGCTCAAGGTAGGGCTCTTCTCAGACCTCGTAGGCTTTGTCGCCGCCATCGCGATCTGCCTGCTGGTGTTCGGCTGA
- the scpB gene encoding SMC-Scp complex subunit ScpB, translated as MDYKSLKSIIEGLLFLAGEDGLSARQIAEITEQRTELVAGAMEELREELALQGRGLQVVQIAGNYRLATLPEHAPYFERLAYSPSRASLSQAALETLSIVAYRQPITRVEIEEIRGVKSERAIHTLTNKDLIQEVGRAEAVGRPILYGTTKSFLETFGLASLKELPEPATLESGDNLEEETQLLFDKLDTRQLTIDEVEQS; from the coding sequence ATGGATTACAAGAGTCTGAAATCGATTATTGAGGGATTGCTGTTTCTAGCCGGAGAGGACGGACTGTCCGCCCGGCAAATTGCCGAGATTACAGAGCAGCGGACGGAACTGGTTGCAGGGGCTATGGAGGAGCTGCGCGAGGAGCTGGCCTTACAGGGGCGCGGCCTTCAGGTCGTGCAGATAGCCGGCAACTACCGGCTCGCGACTTTGCCGGAGCATGCGCCGTATTTCGAGCGGCTGGCCTACTCACCTTCCCGCGCGTCCTTGTCGCAGGCGGCGCTGGAGACGCTGTCTATCGTCGCATACAGGCAGCCGATAACGCGGGTGGAGATTGAGGAGATCCGCGGGGTGAAATCCGAGCGGGCGATTCATACGCTGACCAATAAGGATCTTATTCAAGAGGTCGGCAGGGCGGAAGCTGTGGGGCGTCCGATTCTGTACGGAACGACGAAATCTTTCCTGGAGACCTTTGGGCTGGCCAGCCTGAAGGAACTGCCGGAGCCTGCCACACTGGAAAGCGGAGATAATCTGGAGGAAGAAACACAGCTATTGTTTGACAAGCTGGATACCCGCCAGCTGACAATTGATGAAGTGGAGCAATCCTAA
- a CDS encoding riboflavin synthase, with product MFTGLIEEVGVLRGVSSGGEVMVLHINASVIMDDLKIGDSVSVNGVCLTATSISDHGFTADVMPQTYRNSTLKELRVGGRINLERAMSAGGRFGGHIVQGHVDGTGTIRSVKRDQNAVVFEIAPGRGSLFKFIIPKGSITIDGISLTVAGTAASSFTVSIIPHTLSETVLADKRAGDTVNIECDVLGKYVDHLLRYGSSPQNAEDEEEARGSRISSEFLAANGFL from the coding sequence ATGTTTACAGGATTGATCGAAGAAGTGGGCGTGCTGCGCGGCGTTTCCTCGGGCGGCGAGGTGATGGTGCTGCATATTAACGCTTCCGTCATCATGGATGATCTCAAAATCGGAGACAGCGTATCGGTCAATGGCGTCTGTCTGACGGCGACCTCCATTAGCGATCACGGATTTACCGCCGATGTCATGCCGCAGACATACCGTAACAGCACGCTTAAGGAGCTGCGGGTCGGCGGCCGGATTAATCTGGAGCGGGCGATGTCGGCCGGCGGGCGTTTCGGCGGGCATATCGTACAGGGGCATGTCGACGGAACGGGAACGATCCGAAGCGTAAAGCGTGATCAGAACGCTGTTGTATTCGAGATTGCGCCGGGCCGCGGGTCCCTGTTCAAGTTCATTATTCCAAAAGGCTCGATCACGATTGACGGAATCAGCTTAACGGTGGCGGGTACGGCGGCTTCATCGTTCACGGTGTCCATTATCCCGCATACGCTCAGTGAAACCGTGCTTGCCGACAAGCGCGCCGGAGATACTGTCAATATCGAATGCGATGTGCTAGGCAAGTATGTGGATCATCTGCTCCGCTACGGCTCCTCCCCGCAAAATGCTGAGGATGAGGAAGAGGCTCGGGGTTCCCGAATCAGCAGCGAATTTTTGGCGGCGAACGGTTTTTTATAA
- a CDS encoding D-alanyl-D-alanine carboxypeptidase family protein: MNMKRVNFGSSLALVCISLLLLFTPIAAAETETEQESVSTHAKASALIDVESGRILYSSHGDEPMLIASLTKIMTAIVAIENGDLSSKVKVGKNAFAKEGSSLFLKQGEEMTLENMLYGLMLRSGNDAATAIAEHVGGSEEGFVHLMNAKAEELGLAHTQFANPHGLDAKGHYSTANDLAELTAYALHNPVFKEIVKTQVKTADNPYDKWDYKWSNKNKMLRLYDGADGVKTGYTKKALRCLVSSATRGEQQLVAVTLNDGNDWNDHAALLDFGFNRFPLKTIIERGEQLKGYKLAAGLNFAYPFRQGEQEHVVTELVLNPKRVTKDGADKNFGLRGTLVLKLGGEPIGQVPVYEPGRLPPKKSPYMEKYASTSAYPADTWLQAAYSALRALFRIGAEGGVSHD; encoded by the coding sequence ATGAACATGAAGAGAGTAAATTTCGGATCATCTCTAGCCCTGGTCTGCATCAGCCTGCTCCTGCTCTTCACTCCGATTGCGGCGGCTGAAACTGAAACGGAGCAAGAGAGCGTATCTACCCATGCCAAGGCGTCAGCGCTGATTGATGTGGAGTCCGGGCGGATACTCTACAGCAGCCACGGCGATGAGCCGATGCTGATCGCCAGCCTGACCAAGATCATGACGGCCATCGTAGCCATTGAGAACGGCGATTTAAGCAGCAAGGTCAAGGTCGGGAAGAATGCTTTTGCCAAAGAAGGATCGTCCCTGTTTCTTAAGCAAGGTGAGGAGATGACGCTGGAGAACATGTTGTACGGTCTGATGCTGCGTTCGGGCAACGATGCGGCGACGGCCATCGCTGAGCATGTCGGCGGCTCTGAGGAAGGTTTTGTCCATCTTATGAATGCCAAGGCGGAGGAGCTGGGACTCGCCCATACTCAGTTTGCCAATCCACACGGCCTTGATGCCAAAGGACACTACTCCACCGCCAATGACCTTGCCGAGCTGACGGCCTATGCGCTGCATAATCCCGTATTCAAGGAAATTGTGAAGACGCAGGTGAAAACGGCGGATAATCCGTACGATAAATGGGACTACAAATGGAGCAACAAAAATAAAATGCTGCGGCTCTATGATGGAGCGGACGGAGTGAAGACTGGGTATACGAAAAAAGCGCTCCGCTGCCTGGTCAGCTCCGCTACCCGGGGAGAACAGCAGCTTGTTGCGGTAACGCTTAATGACGGCAATGATTGGAACGACCACGCCGCGCTGCTCGATTTCGGCTTTAACCGGTTCCCGCTGAAGACGATTATCGAACGGGGGGAGCAACTGAAGGGCTATAAGCTCGCGGCAGGCCTGAACTTCGCGTACCCGTTCAGGCAGGGAGAACAGGAGCATGTCGTCACGGAGCTGGTTCTGAATCCGAAGCGGGTGACCAAAGACGGCGCCGATAAGAACTTCGGGCTGCGGGGAACGCTCGTGCTGAAACTGGGCGGTGAGCCAATCGGCCAAGTGCCTGTCTATGAACCTGGCCGCCTGCCGCCGAAAAAGTCTCCGTATATGGAAAAATACGCATCTACCTCAGCCTACCCGGCAGATACATGGCTTCAGGCTGCCTATAGTGCGCTTCGTGCCCTGTTCCGGATCGGGGCGGAAGGAGGCGTCTCCCATGATTAA
- a CDS encoding N-acetylmuramoyl-L-alanine amidase produces MSYQGFIIHTSVCPSINGKGFDFWIDASGTTYAAPLLTDPEYIHLCLEGDFGKPLAASSPAETKEQIFAACRLILDLAALYKISPVIVKPHNDSCPGPYFPWNELVLYPGDGYH; encoded by the coding sequence ATGTCGTATCAAGGGTTCATCATTCACACTTCCGTCTGTCCGTCTATCAATGGCAAGGGATTTGATTTCTGGATCGATGCTTCGGGCACAACCTATGCGGCGCCGCTTCTGACCGATCCCGAATATATCCACCTCTGTCTGGAGGGCGATTTCGGGAAGCCTTTGGCAGCTTCGTCGCCAGCCGAGACCAAGGAGCAAATTTTTGCGGCATGCCGGCTCATTCTTGATCTGGCCGCGCTGTACAAAATATCTCCGGTGATTGTCAAGCCCCACAACGATTCATGCCCCGGCCCCTATTTTCCCTGGAATGAACTTGTGCTTTATCCCGGCGATGGTTATCATTAG
- the ribD gene encoding bifunctional diaminohydroxyphosphoribosylaminopyrimidine deaminase/5-amino-6-(5-phosphoribosylamino)uracil reductase RibD, whose protein sequence is MNVMNDEFYMSLALDMAERAQGQTGINPVVGCVVVKDGAVIGLGTHLKRGTGHAEVHALNMAAGQAAGSTAYVTLEPCSHYGKTPPCSERLIAEGVARVVISCEDPNPQVAGRGIAMLRGAGIEVEVGLLRERALRLNEKFIKYILTQQPFVTLKSASTLDGKIATRTGDSKWISNEAARGIVHTMRHRHQGIMVGVGTVIADNPSLTTRTEVPGINPVRIIIDSNLRTPLESLVVTDKQAQTIIVAAETADAVKEEALMAAGVQVLRCGAGPRVDLNAAMSRLGELEIGSILLEGGGQLNGAMLEQGLVDRVVLFFAPKIVGGGAAAPAAFSFDGVELMKNAVTLRGVEVEVLGDNVCISGIPELA, encoded by the coding sequence ATGAATGTAATGAATGACGAGTTCTATATGTCGCTTGCGCTTGACATGGCTGAGCGCGCCCAGGGGCAGACAGGGATTAATCCGGTTGTCGGCTGCGTTGTCGTTAAAGACGGGGCGGTCATCGGCCTGGGCACCCACCTTAAGCGGGGTACGGGCCATGCGGAGGTGCATGCGCTGAATATGGCTGCCGGACAGGCGGCGGGAAGCACTGCTTATGTGACGCTGGAGCCCTGCAGTCATTACGGCAAGACGCCCCCTTGCAGCGAGCGGCTGATTGCCGAAGGCGTGGCAAGGGTCGTAATTTCCTGCGAAGACCCGAACCCCCAGGTGGCAGGACGTGGAATCGCGATGCTCCGGGGGGCTGGAATCGAGGTTGAGGTCGGGCTGCTGCGCGAACGGGCCCTGCGGCTCAATGAGAAGTTCATTAAATATATACTGACGCAGCAGCCTTTCGTCACATTGAAAAGCGCCAGCACGCTGGACGGCAAAATTGCTACTCGCACCGGCGACAGCAAGTGGATTTCGAACGAGGCGGCGCGGGGAATCGTACATACGATGAGGCATCGTCATCAGGGCATCATGGTTGGCGTAGGCACGGTCATTGCCGACAATCCCTCGCTCACGACCCGGACCGAAGTTCCAGGCATCAATCCGGTGCGGATTATTATTGATTCGAACCTCCGCACGCCGCTTGAATCGTTGGTTGTGACCGACAAGCAGGCGCAGACGATTATTGTTGCGGCGGAAACCGCCGACGCTGTGAAGGAAGAAGCGCTGATGGCGGCCGGGGTGCAGGTGCTGCGCTGCGGCGCGGGGCCGCGTGTCGACCTGAATGCCGCCATGTCCAGGCTCGGCGAACTGGAGATCGGTTCCATCTTGCTGGAAGGCGGAGGCCAACTGAATGGGGCGATGCTGGAGCAGGGGCTAGTGGACCGTGTGGTGCTTTTTTTCGCTCCGAAGATTGTCGGAGGCGGCGCTGCGGCGCCGGCTGCGTTTTCTTTTGACGGGGTGGAACTGATGAAGAATGCCGTTACGCTGCGGGGTGTGGAAGTTGAGGTTCTCGGAGATAATGTGTGCATCAGCGGCATACCCGAGCTTGCATAG